A genomic window from Winogradskyella sp. J14-2 includes:
- the rmuC gene encoding DNA recombination protein RmuC has translation MNDTLILFIAIIVSAAIGAFLGLKFSQLKSKSSTSALEERNANLNKQLEDIKQYSEAEHQKQNILFNQQIQDLKANISKIETEREEIRREKELLNSELSRKNTEYENLQEQNLKRDEELAKQQEQLRKDFELMASKILDEKSEKFTIQNKENIKNILNPLEEKIKTFEKKVEDSQKESISMHSALKEQLLGLKDLNQQMAKEATNLTKALKGDSKTQGNWGELVLERVLEKSGLEKDREYFVQQNFQREDGTRVMPDVVLHLPDNKKMIIDSKVSLTDYERLVNAEDDERALYLKAHVNSIKKHVDQLSSKNYQDLYDIESPDFVLMFIPIEPAFAVAINEDNTLYNKAFEQNIVIVTPSTLLATLRTIDTMWNNEKQQQNAIEIAKQAGALYDKFEGLVSDLTGVGKKIDAAKSDYSAAMNKLVEGKGNLISRVEKIKKMGAKAKKALPESIIKRASEDDI, from the coding sequence ATGAACGACACACTCATTTTATTTATCGCCATCATTGTTTCTGCTGCAATTGGTGCTTTTCTTGGCTTAAAGTTCTCTCAACTAAAGAGTAAAAGTAGCACCAGCGCTTTAGAAGAACGTAACGCCAATCTTAACAAACAGTTAGAAGACATAAAGCAATACTCAGAGGCAGAACACCAAAAGCAGAATATTCTTTTTAATCAACAAATACAAGATTTAAAAGCTAACATTTCTAAAATTGAAACGGAACGAGAAGAAATAAGAAGAGAAAAAGAATTATTAAATTCTGAATTATCTCGAAAAAATACAGAGTATGAGAATCTTCAGGAACAGAACTTAAAACGAGACGAAGAACTTGCCAAACAACAAGAGCAGCTTAGAAAAGATTTTGAATTGATGGCCTCTAAAATTCTAGATGAAAAGTCAGAGAAATTCACTATTCAGAATAAAGAAAACATTAAAAACATTCTCAATCCACTTGAAGAAAAGATAAAAACCTTTGAAAAGAAAGTCGAGGATTCTCAAAAGGAAAGCATAAGTATGCACTCTGCTTTAAAAGAGCAATTGTTGGGTCTTAAAGATCTTAATCAACAAATGGCAAAAGAAGCAACCAACCTAACCAAAGCTTTAAAAGGAGATAGTAAAACTCAAGGAAACTGGGGCGAACTGGTATTAGAACGTGTTCTAGAAAAGTCTGGTTTAGAAAAAGACCGTGAATATTTTGTACAACAAAACTTTCAGCGCGAAGATGGCACTCGTGTTATGCCAGATGTGGTTTTGCATCTTCCGGATAACAAAAAAATGATTATAGACTCTAAAGTATCGCTAACCGATTATGAACGTTTGGTTAATGCCGAAGATGACGAACGTGCGCTCTATTTAAAAGCACATGTAAATTCAATTAAAAAACATGTAGATCAGTTATCGTCTAAAAACTATCAGGATTTATATGATATTGAGTCGCCTGATTTTGTGTTGATGTTTATCCCAATAGAACCTGCTTTTGCAGTTGCTATTAATGAAGACAACACACTCTACAACAAAGCTTTTGAACAAAATATTGTTATCGTTACCCCTTCTACCCTCTTAGCTACATTGCGCACCATTGACACCATGTGGAACAACGAAAAGCAACAGCAAAATGCTATAGAAATTGCCAAGCAAGCAGGTGCATTGTATGATAAGTTTGAAGGTTTAGTGTCTGACTTAACTGGTGTTGGTAAAAAGATTGATGCAGCCAAAAGCGATTACTCTGCTGCGATGAACAAATTGGTTGAAGGTAAAGGCAACCTTATCTCTAGAGTAGAAAAAATTAAGAAAATGGGTGCCAAAGCCAAAAAAGCGCTTCCTGAAAGTATTATTAAAAGAGCTTCAGAAGATGATATTTAA
- a CDS encoding ABC transporter ATP-binding protein, which translates to MKKEKRHTILKAKNLSIGYKTKKGETVISENINFELENKQLIGLVGANGIGKSTLLRTLIKVQPALSGTVLLNDTDLKSISSLDLAKQLSIVLTEALTSKNLSVYELIALGRHPYTNWIGSLTSKDVEIVENAFKLVNIIELRNKKCYELSDGQLQKVMIARALAQDTDIIVLDEPTTHLDMYHKAYILKLLQKLTKETGKTILFSSHEIDLAIQLCDTMIVMRKENVVYDQPCNLISKGIFESLFPDDLISFDNTSGSFRVKK; encoded by the coding sequence ATGAAAAAAGAAAAACGACATACCATCCTAAAAGCCAAAAACCTCTCTATTGGTTATAAGACCAAAAAGGGAGAAACGGTCATTTCGGAAAATATCAATTTTGAATTAGAAAACAAACAACTTATCGGTTTGGTTGGTGCAAACGGTATTGGTAAATCTACACTTTTAAGAACGCTCATTAAAGTTCAACCTGCACTATCTGGAACAGTACTTTTAAATGATACAGATTTAAAATCGATATCCTCTTTAGACCTAGCTAAACAACTAAGTATTGTTTTAACCGAAGCATTAACTTCAAAAAATCTCTCTGTATACGAACTCATCGCATTGGGAAGACATCCTTACACCAATTGGATAGGCAGTTTAACCTCAAAAGATGTTGAGATCGTTGAAAACGCCTTTAAGCTGGTTAATATTATAGAACTTAGAAACAAAAAATGCTACGAACTAAGTGATGGACAACTACAAAAAGTAATGATTGCACGTGCCTTAGCGCAAGACACAGATATCATTGTTTTGGATGAACCCACTACACATTTAGACATGTATCACAAAGCCTATATTTTAAAATTGCTTCAAAAATTAACTAAAGAAACAGGTAAAACCATTTTATTTTCATCTCACGAAATTGACTTAGCCATTCAACTTTGTGACACCATGATCGTCATGCGAAAAGAAAATGTTGTTTATGATCAGCCATGTAACTTAATTTCAAAAGGTATTTTTGAATCCCTTTTTCCTGATGATTTAATTTCTTTTGATAATACTTCTGGAAGTTTTAGAGTGAAGAAATAG
- a CDS encoding SatD family protein, whose amino-acid sequence MTSVITGDIIKSRNLKDQNIWMEQLKYALNTLSSNKSYYEIYRGDSFQYECRDIYDSFINAVYIKSCIKTIKGLDVRMSIGIGTKDHEGNTVSESNGEAFVHSGETFETLKKEKVNLKVKTRDFVLNEELNLYFKLALIAMDNWTTNSAEIVKLSIENPTMIQAELAKLIGISQDAVSKRQKRAYLDEILELDKLYRQKIDQP is encoded by the coding sequence ATGACTAGTGTTATAACTGGAGACATCATCAAATCCAGAAATCTTAAGGATCAAAATATTTGGATGGAGCAATTGAAATATGCTCTTAATACACTATCATCTAATAAATCCTACTATGAAATTTATCGTGGAGACAGCTTTCAATATGAATGCAGAGATATTTATGATAGTTTTATAAATGCTGTATATATAAAATCCTGCATTAAAACTATCAAAGGTTTAGATGTAAGAATGTCTATCGGTATCGGAACGAAAGATCACGAAGGCAACACCGTAAGTGAATCTAATGGTGAGGCATTTGTACATTCTGGAGAAACTTTTGAAACCCTAAAAAAAGAAAAGGTAAATCTAAAGGTTAAGACCAGAGATTTTGTACTTAATGAAGAGTTGAACTTATATTTTAAACTTGCATTGATTGCAATGGATAACTGGACTACGAATTCGGCTGAAATTGTAAAACTTAGCATAGAAAACCCTACTATGATACAAGCAGAATTGGCAAAACTTATTGGTATTAGCCAAGATGCAGTAAGCAAGCGTCAAAAAAGAGCTTATTTAGATGAAATATTA